From Brachionichthys hirsutus isolate HB-005 chromosome 2, CSIRO-AGI_Bhir_v1, whole genome shotgun sequence, one genomic window encodes:
- the LOC137904526 gene encoding tubulin alpha-1A chain-like, which produces MPSDKTIGGGDDSFNTFFSETGAGKHVPRAVFVDLEPTVIDEVRTGTYRQLFHPEQLITGKEDAANNYARGHYTIGKEIIDIVLDRIRKLADQCTGLQGFLVFHSFGGGTGSGFTSLLMERLSVDYGKKSKLEFSIYPAPQVSTAVVEPYNAILTTHTTLEHSDCAFMVDNEAIYDICRRNLDIDRPSYTNLNRLIGQIVSSITASLRFDGALNVDLTEFQTNLVPYPRIHFPLATYAPVISAEKAYHEQLSVAEITNACFEPANQMVKCDPRHGKYMACCLLYRGDVVPKDVNAAIATIKTKRSIQFVDWCPTGFKVGINYQPPTVVPGGDLAKVQRAVCMLSNTTAIAEAWARLDHKFDLMYAKRAFVHWYVGEGMEEGEFSEAREDMAALEKDYEEVGVDSIEGEGDEEGEEY; this is translated from the exons ATGCCCAGCGACAAGACCATCGGAGGAGGAGATGACTCTTTCAACACCTTCTTCAGCGAGACCGGGGCTGGAAAGCACGTCCCCCGGGCGGTCTTTGTGGACCTGGAGCCCACCGTCATCG ACGAGGTGCGCACTGGGACCTACCGCCAGCTTTTCCACCCAGAACAGCTGATTACAGGCAAGGAGGACGCCGCCAACAACTACGCCCGCGGACACTACACAATCGGCAAGGAGATCATCGACATCGTCTTGGACCGGATCCGTAAGCTG GCTGACCAGTGCACGGGCCTTCAGGGCTTCCTGGTGTTCCACAGCTTCGGAGGCGGCACCGGCTCCGGTTTCACCTCCCTGCTGATGGAGCGTCTCTCCGTGGACTACGGCAAGAAGTCCAAGCTGGAGTTCTCCATCTACCCGGCCCCCCAGGTGTCCACCGCCGTGGTGGAGCCCTACAACGCCATCCTGACCACCCACACCACCCTGGAGCACTCCGACTGCGCCTTCATGGTGGACAACGAGGCCATCTACGACATCTGCCGCAGGAACCTGGACATCGACCGCCCCAGCTACACCAACCTGAACAGGCTGATCGGTCAGATCGTGTCCTCCATCACCGCCTCCCTCCGTTTCGACGGCGCCCTCAACGTTGACCTGACGGAGTTCCAGACCAACCTGGTGCCGTATCCTCGCATCCACTTCCCTCTGGCGACCTACGCCCCGGTCATCTCTGCTGAGAAGGCCTACCACGAGCAGCTCTCAGTGGCAGAGATCACCAACGCCTGCTTCGAGCCGGCCAATCAGATGGTGAAGTGCGACCCTCGCCACGGCAAGTACATGGCCTGCTGCCTGCTGTACCGCGGCGACGTGGTGCCCAAAGACGTCAACGCCGCCATCGCCACCATCAAGACCAAGCGCTCCATCCAGTTTGTGGACTGGTGCCCCACCGGCTTTAAGGTGGGCATCAACTACCAGCCGCCCACGGTGGTGCCCGGCGGAGACCTGGCCAAGGTCCAGAGGGCCGTGTGCATGCTCAGCAACACCACCGCCATCGCAGAGGCCTGGGCCCGCCTCGACCACAAGTTCGACCTGATGTACGCCAAGCGTGCCTTCGTCCACTGGTATGTGGGCGAGGGCATGGAGGAGGGGGAGTTCTCCGAGGCCAGGGAGGACATGGCGGCTCTGGAGAAGGATTACGAGGAGGTTGGAGTCGATAGCATCGAGGGTGAGGGggatgaggaaggagaggagtatTAA